A section of the Rhizophagus irregularis chromosome 16, complete sequence genome encodes:
- a CDS encoding uncharacterized protein (SECRETED:cutsite_ATS-TP; SECRETED:prob_0.5266); SECRETED:SignalP(1-18) — translation MNPTSIFIILILVSFATSTPTPLKRQDQLNGFTQCKGSFANSITALSHTPNPVVTGQNITVHLAGTATEIIKQGTTIVYTAYFKDEPTKVAFQHEQDFCEVFVKQSGSECPVKKGDYSFTASWFIEKHPDEPKNVVEYSFNISVFDSDGKILSCVNGPIKVSYS, via the exons atGAATCCTAccagtatttttattattttgattttagtGTCGTTCGCAACATCAACTCCAACTCCATTGAAACGTCAGGATCAACTCAATGGATTTACTCAGTGCAAAGGCAGCTTTGCAAATTCAATTACTGCACTAAGTCATACCCCGAATCCAGTTGTCACAGGCCAAAATATTACTGTTCATTTGGCTGGTACAGCaactgaaattattaaacagGGTACAACGATTGTATATACGGCATATTTTAAGGACGAACCAACCAAAGTAGCATTTCAACATGAACAAGATTTTTGCGAGGTTTTTGTTAAACAAAGTGGATCCGAATGCCCAGTAAAAAAAGGAGATTACTCTTTTACTGCATCTTGGTTCATTGAAAAACATCCTGATGAACCTAAAAATGTAGTtgaatatagttttaatatttctg tATTCGATTCGGATGGTAAAATTTTGTCGTGTGTAAATGGGCCAATAAAAGTTTCctattcttaa